Proteins from a genomic interval of Undibacterium parvum:
- a CDS encoding YifB family Mg chelatase-like AAA ATPase: MALAVLKSRALSGMDAPEVTVEVHLANGLPSFTIVGLPETEVKESKDRVRAALQNARFDFPAQRITVNLAPADLPKESGRFDLPIALGILAASGQIPADCLDQYEFAGELSLSGELRPVRGALAMTFAICKGAENSGQTARAFILPRASAAEAALVAEALIYPADSLLQVCAHFAASDPETRLSRHQLSHVAVRQSYPDFSDVKGQAQAKRALEVAAAGGHSLILVGPPGTGKSMLAARFPGILPSMTDQEALESAAVQSLSGGFSIDKWKLRPYRAPHHTASGVALVGGGGTPRPGEISLAHRGVLFLDELPEFDRKVLEVLREPLESGHITISRAAKQADFPARFQLIAAMNPCPCGYLGHSNGKCHCTPDMVARYQNRISGPLLDRIDMQIHVGALPHADLLKLADGETSSRIQLRVEQAFARQLARQGKANNLLSTKELDRYCQPDAAGEQLLRTAMQKLNWSARAYHRVLKVARSIADLADMPQINQSHVAEAIQYRRALLGQ; this comes from the coding sequence ATGGCACTCGCCGTACTCAAAAGCCGCGCCCTCAGTGGTATGGACGCCCCTGAAGTCACGGTAGAAGTGCATCTGGCCAATGGCTTACCCAGTTTTACTATCGTTGGTTTGCCCGAGACTGAAGTCAAAGAATCTAAAGACCGGGTGAGGGCGGCCTTACAAAATGCGCGCTTCGATTTTCCCGCGCAACGCATCACCGTCAACTTAGCGCCGGCCGATTTACCGAAAGAATCGGGGCGCTTTGATTTACCTATTGCGCTAGGGATTTTGGCGGCATCTGGGCAAATCCCCGCTGACTGTTTAGATCAATACGAATTTGCCGGTGAGTTATCTTTATCGGGCGAATTACGGCCGGTGCGCGGTGCGCTGGCGATGACTTTTGCAATTTGCAAAGGCGCGGAAAATAGCGGCCAGACAGCACGGGCATTTATTTTACCCAGAGCTAGCGCGGCTGAGGCAGCGCTGGTCGCGGAGGCGCTTATTTATCCCGCCGATTCACTGCTGCAAGTTTGCGCCCACTTCGCCGCTAGCGATCCAGAAACAAGGCTGAGCCGGCATCAGCTGAGTCATGTCGCAGTTCGCCAGAGCTATCCCGATTTTTCTGACGTGAAGGGGCAGGCACAAGCAAAGCGCGCGCTGGAAGTGGCAGCGGCAGGTGGTCATAGTCTGATTTTAGTCGGACCGCCAGGCACCGGGAAATCCATGCTGGCAGCGCGCTTCCCCGGAATTTTGCCCAGCATGACGGATCAGGAAGCCCTGGAATCAGCGGCCGTGCAATCTCTGAGTGGCGGTTTTTCTATCGATAAATGGAAGCTTAGACCCTACCGCGCGCCGCACCATACTGCCTCCGGAGTTGCTTTAGTTGGTGGTGGTGGCACGCCACGTCCTGGTGAAATTTCACTGGCGCACCGGGGCGTATTATTTCTCGATGAACTACCCGAGTTCGATCGCAAGGTGCTGGAAGTCTTGCGTGAACCTTTAGAGTCTGGCCACATCACGATTTCACGTGCGGCTAAACAAGCCGATTTTCCGGCTAGATTTCAACTGATAGCTGCCATGAATCCCTGCCCTTGTGGCTATCTCGGTCACAGCAATGGTAAATGTCACTGCACACCGGACATGGTGGCGCGCTACCAAAATAGAATTTCCGGACCCTTGTTAGACCGCATCGACATGCAAATCCATGTCGGTGCTTTGCCGCATGCCGATTTGCTCAAGCTAGCCGATGGCGAAACCAGTAGTCGCATACAGCTCAGGGTGGAGCAAGCCTTTGCGCGTCAATTAGCGCGTCAGGGTAAAGCCAATAATCTGCTCAGCACCAAAGAATTAGACCGCTATTGCCAGCCCGACGCGGCTGGCGAGCAATTATTGCGCACCGCCATGCAGAAATTGAATTGGTCAGCGCGCGCCTATCATAGAGTTTTAAAAGTGGCGCGCAGCATTGCGGATCTGGCAGACATGCCACAAATCAATCAAAGCCATGTCGCCGAGGCAATCCAGTATAGACGCGCCTTATTGGGGCAGTAG
- a CDS encoding ATP-binding protein, with translation MDIFVTNDEVVQAETALPGLVQKARLQTLLFLAWHLRQRDSARALALSTEAEILILVLAPALLTADEDALYSARLLLVRAELKLLYSALGEAQQMARAALLEFQRIEGVAAQQGCLDAHYLLAMLGLRQGVPAIVEAELALAAALAQTCQDGAREIAVQAFQAIQTSYQNLPLALERWQLHFQVLANDFSPGIACCANEFLFYGASTSGNFAQAAAYGLQAYEYALQSGQISKAIGIGSNIGDSFNNLNDHQSALQWMQRSLDLARSTAWPVSVGNCLTQMAETLRKLGRLDAAKEMLDEALPLVASMRDSRQHLMALRYLGDLLLDQGEYFTALDCFSELQERADQSKQVDYKIGARRGRAHALSQLGRPQEALLVAAQALQLTLEKEDKARKIDVLRVLATIYTQHNLPKPGEISAASASLHYLQLALDTTKTIHGYSVPSELLEEIADAQAAVGNYQKAFKFSRQAIAAREKIHTQEAANRATAVQLSNHTERMRAEAEHLRQLANAEADRAEVLQKSSAILSLLGDIGQEITASLDADAVFQTINRHVQGLLHVTAFVIYLMDADQQSMSSAFGVENGVPIEPDTIQLSDPTSRSVQCIAERREIMTEITADEEIPGLIPGTERVLSMLFAPLIIADKVLGVMTIQSSREHAYGDSERMIFRSLCAYGAIALSNADAYLRLKQTQAYLVAQEKLAALGALVAGVAHELNTPIGNCLLVASTVQDNSKKLIHKLSDQSLRRSELTAYCEEVKSSADIMMRGLTSAATLISSFKQVAVDRTSEQRRSFDLQQVLKDIVATLNIRISHAGHAIRLEVASNIKMDSYPGSLGQVITNLIENAILHAFEGEQIGNMLIKASSIDGKRVLLEFSDDGSGIPAENLTRIFDPFFTTKLGQGGSGLGLNICYNIVTSILNGQISVHSEVGAGTRFSLDLPLSI, from the coding sequence ATGGATATATTCGTTACCAATGACGAAGTAGTGCAAGCGGAGACTGCTTTACCTGGCTTAGTGCAAAAAGCGCGGCTGCAGACTTTGCTGTTTTTGGCCTGGCATTTACGCCAAAGAGATAGCGCGCGCGCCTTGGCCTTAAGCACAGAGGCAGAAATTCTGATCCTGGTATTGGCACCGGCCTTGCTCACCGCCGATGAAGATGCGCTATACAGTGCGCGCCTGCTACTGGTAAGGGCTGAGCTCAAGTTACTGTATTCCGCCTTGGGCGAAGCACAACAGATGGCAAGGGCGGCTTTGCTGGAGTTTCAGCGTATCGAGGGTGTCGCCGCCCAGCAAGGCTGTTTAGATGCGCATTATCTGTTGGCAATGCTGGGCTTGCGCCAGGGTGTACCAGCCATCGTCGAAGCAGAATTAGCACTGGCCGCTGCACTGGCGCAAACTTGTCAAGATGGCGCCAGAGAAATTGCCGTGCAAGCTTTCCAGGCGATCCAGACTAGTTATCAGAATCTACCGCTGGCGCTGGAGCGCTGGCAATTACATTTCCAGGTGCTGGCGAATGATTTCTCACCAGGCATAGCATGTTGCGCCAATGAATTTTTGTTTTATGGTGCTTCCACCTCGGGTAATTTTGCCCAGGCGGCTGCCTATGGTTTGCAAGCCTATGAATATGCTTTGCAGAGCGGGCAAATTTCTAAGGCGATTGGCATAGGCAGCAATATCGGAGATTCTTTCAATAATCTCAATGATCACCAGTCTGCGCTGCAATGGATGCAGCGTAGTCTGGATCTTGCAAGGTCCACCGCCTGGCCAGTCAGTGTCGGCAATTGCCTGACCCAAATGGCCGAAACCTTGCGCAAATTAGGCCGCCTGGACGCCGCCAAAGAAATGCTGGACGAGGCCTTGCCGCTAGTGGCTTCTATGCGCGATTCACGTCAACATCTGATGGCCTTGCGTTATCTGGGAGATCTCTTGCTCGATCAGGGCGAGTATTTCACAGCGCTTGATTGTTTCAGCGAATTACAAGAACGAGCAGATCAAAGTAAGCAAGTGGATTATAAGATTGGAGCACGGCGTGGTCGCGCCCATGCCCTGTCGCAACTAGGGCGACCGCAAGAGGCATTGCTAGTGGCCGCGCAAGCGCTGCAACTGACACTGGAAAAAGAAGACAAGGCCAGAAAAATTGATGTGCTGCGGGTTTTGGCGACGATTTATACTCAGCATAATTTACCCAAGCCAGGCGAGATATCCGCTGCCAGTGCTAGCTTACATTATTTGCAATTAGCACTCGATACGACCAAGACAATACATGGCTACAGTGTGCCTAGCGAGTTACTCGAAGAGATCGCCGATGCACAGGCTGCGGTCGGTAATTATCAAAAGGCGTTTAAATTTAGCCGTCAGGCCATCGCTGCCCGTGAAAAAATCCACACGCAAGAGGCTGCCAACCGCGCCACTGCGGTGCAACTGAGTAATCATACCGAGCGCATGCGTGCCGAGGCGGAGCACTTACGTCAGTTGGCCAATGCCGAAGCCGATAGAGCCGAGGTATTGCAAAAATCGAGTGCGATCTTGTCCTTGTTAGGCGATATCGGTCAGGAGATTACCGCCAGTCTGGATGCCGATGCGGTATTTCAGACCATTAATCGGCATGTGCAGGGCTTGCTGCATGTTACTGCCTTCGTGATTTACCTGATGGATGCCGATCAACAGAGCATGAGTTCGGCCTTTGGGGTCGAGAACGGCGTGCCTATCGAGCCAGACACCATACAACTTTCAGATCCGACTTCTCGTTCCGTCCAATGCATAGCCGAGCGACGCGAAATCATGACGGAAATTACCGCCGATGAAGAGATCCCCGGCTTGATACCGGGCACAGAGCGCGTCCTGAGCATGTTGTTTGCGCCCTTGATCATCGCCGACAAAGTATTGGGGGTAATGACGATACAGTCGTCCAGAGAACATGCGTATGGGGACAGCGAGCGTATGATTTTCCGTTCACTGTGCGCCTACGGTGCGATTGCCCTGAGCAATGCCGACGCCTATCTGCGCCTGAAGCAAACCCAGGCATACTTAGTCGCACAAGAAAAATTGGCGGCGCTAGGCGCCTTGGTGGCGGGTGTTGCGCACGAGCTCAATACGCCTATAGGCAATTGCCTGCTGGTGGCCAGCACAGTACAAGATAATAGTAAAAAGCTTATCCATAAACTGAGCGATCAAAGTCTGCGCCGCTCTGAATTGACGGCTTATTGTGAAGAGGTTAAAAGTTCTGCAGACATCATGATGCGCGGCTTAACCAGCGCCGCCACCCTGATCAGTAGCTTTAAACAAGTGGCGGTAGACCGCACCTCAGAGCAGCGTCGGAGTTTTGATTTACAGCAGGTGCTCAAAGACATTGTCGCTACCTTAAATATCCGAATCAGCCATGCCGGGCATGCGATACGGCTAGAGGTGGCCAGCAATATCAAGATGGACAGCTATCCCGGTTCCTTGGGTCAGGTGATTACCAATCTGATAGAAAACGCGATTCTGCACGCTTTTGAAGGTGAGCAAATCGGGAATATGCTGATCAAGGCCAGCAGTATCGATGGCAAACGGGTCTTGTTAGAGTTTTCGGATGATGGCAGCGGCATCCCGGCTGAAAATTTGACGCGTATTTTTGACCCGTTTTTCACCACCAAACTTGGGCAAGGTGGCAGTGGTCTGGGTCTGAATATCTGCTACAACATCGTCACTTCTATCTTAAACGGCCAGATCAGCGTGCACAGTGAAGTTGGTGCTGGTACGCGCTTTAGCCTAGATCTGCCGCTCTCAATTTAA
- a CDS encoding P-II family nitrogen regulator, with amino-acid sequence MKLITAIIKPFKLDEVREALSAIGVQGITVTEVKGFGRQKGHTELYRGAEYVVDFLPKTKIEAAVDDSIVDRAIEAIETAARTGKIGDGKIFVYSLEQVVRIRTGETGNDAL; translated from the coding sequence ATGAAACTAATTACCGCAATTATCAAACCCTTTAAGCTCGATGAAGTGCGTGAAGCACTGTCAGCGATTGGTGTACAGGGCATCACCGTGACCGAAGTAAAAGGTTTCGGCCGTCAAAAAGGACACACCGAACTGTATCGTGGTGCCGAATACGTGGTCGATTTTTTACCTAAGACCAAGATCGAAGCAGCGGTCGACGATAGCATCGTAGACCGCGCAATCGAGGCGATAGAAACCGCAGCCCGCACCGGCAAAATTGGTGACGGTAAAATTTTCGTCTATTCACTAGAACAAGTAGTGCGTATCCGTACCGGTGAAACCGGCAACGACGCGCTCTAA
- a CDS encoding TorF family putative porin, translated as MKKLLLCAAVAAAFTGSLAYAEEAKRDNEFSFNLGAVSDYRYRGISQSRLEPAVQGGADYTHNPSGFYAGTWLSSIKWIKDAGGSGNLEVDVYGGKKGEIVPGVSYDVGVLSYVYPSNGLAVDANTTEIYGQVGYGPAYIKYSHGVTNLFGFDNSKNSGYLDLGANFEVAPGYTLGLHYGHQSVKNNSAVAYDDWKVGVNKEFFGVNFGLAVIGTNANEKLYVTPAPDNKFTGKTAVVLSAVKTF; from the coding sequence ATGAAAAAACTACTACTCTGTGCCGCAGTTGCAGCAGCTTTCACTGGCAGTCTGGCGTATGCCGAAGAGGCTAAGCGTGACAATGAATTTAGTTTCAATCTTGGTGCCGTTAGTGACTACCGCTATCGCGGCATCTCACAATCCCGTCTGGAACCAGCCGTGCAAGGTGGTGCGGATTACACCCACAATCCTAGTGGCTTTTATGCCGGTACTTGGTTGTCTAGCATTAAATGGATCAAAGATGCCGGTGGTAGTGGCAATCTTGAAGTGGACGTGTATGGCGGTAAAAAAGGCGAAATCGTTCCAGGTGTGTCTTACGATGTCGGTGTACTTTCCTATGTTTACCCATCCAATGGCTTAGCGGTTGATGCCAATACCACCGAAATCTACGGCCAAGTTGGTTATGGCCCAGCGTATATCAAATACTCGCACGGCGTGACGAATCTGTTTGGCTTTGATAACAGCAAAAACAGTGGCTACCTTGATCTGGGTGCCAATTTTGAAGTCGCCCCGGGTTACACCTTGGGTCTGCACTACGGTCATCAATCTGTGAAAAATAATAGTGCAGTTGCCTATGACGACTGGAAAGTCGGCGTGAATAAAGAATTTTTCGGTGTGAATTTTGGTCTGGCCGTAATCGGTACCAATGCCAATGAAAAATTGTATGTTACGCCAGCGCCAGACAATAAATTCACAGGCAAAACCGCTGTCGTTTTGTCCGCAGTTAAAACATTCTAA
- a CDS encoding ammonium transporter produces MKKLFTHLLAASALLLSASVFSSAMAADEVAAASAVVASAVSAPASAAAEVAATPVVTSAPAVEASAASAVATPAAVPNKGDTAWMMVSTLLVILMTIPGLALFYGGLVRSKNMLSILMQVFMIFAVIIVLWCVYGYSLAFTEGGRFIGSFDRLFLQGIWNPATASFSTAATFSKGVVIPEFVYVAFQATFAAITCGLIIGAFAERAKFTAVLLFVVLWFTFSYLPIAHMVWFWTGPDAIKDAATLATETAKAGFLFQKGALDFAGGTVVHINAAVAGLVGAFLIGKRVGYGKEAMAPHSLTMTMIGASLLWVGWFGFNAGSALEAGDIAGLAFINTLLATAAATVSWVFGEWMSKGKPSMLGGASGAVAGLVAITPACGFVGPMGALVIGLLAGIVCLWGVNGLKRLLGADDSLDVFGVHGVGGILGALLTGVFAAPKLGGQGIMDYVTNKMSADPYSIIDQVTVQATAVGTTILWSALVSIVAFKLVDLVVGLRVPEDEEREGLDITSHGESAYHS; encoded by the coding sequence ATGAAAAAACTATTTACACACCTGCTTGCTGCCAGCGCTTTGCTACTGTCTGCCAGCGTATTTTCTTCTGCCATGGCGGCCGATGAAGTCGCTGCCGCTTCGGCAGTAGTAGCATCTGCGGTCTCGGCACCAGCCTCTGCTGCTGCAGAAGTTGCAGCAACTCCAGTCGTCACCAGTGCACCAGCCGTTGAGGCCAGCGCCGCATCGGCCGTCGCGACTCCGGCAGCCGTGCCAAACAAGGGCGATACAGCCTGGATGATGGTCTCGACCTTGTTGGTGATTTTGATGACTATCCCAGGCCTGGCCTTGTTCTACGGCGGCCTGGTACGCTCTAAAAACATGCTGTCTATCCTGATGCAAGTGTTCATGATTTTTGCTGTGATCATCGTATTGTGGTGTGTATATGGGTACTCCCTGGCTTTCACCGAAGGTGGAAGATTCATAGGCTCGTTTGACCGTCTGTTTTTGCAAGGCATCTGGAATCCGGCTACCGCCAGCTTCTCGACTGCTGCTACATTCAGCAAAGGTGTGGTCATCCCTGAGTTTGTCTATGTCGCCTTCCAGGCAACTTTCGCAGCGATTACTTGCGGTCTGATCATCGGTGCTTTCGCTGAGCGTGCTAAGTTCACTGCGGTCTTGTTGTTCGTGGTCTTGTGGTTCACTTTCAGTTATTTACCAATTGCCCATATGGTCTGGTTCTGGACTGGCCCAGATGCAATTAAAGATGCAGCAACCTTAGCCACAGAAACAGCCAAAGCCGGCTTCTTGTTCCAAAAAGGTGCTCTCGATTTCGCCGGCGGTACCGTGGTTCATATCAATGCGGCGGTAGCCGGTTTGGTGGGTGCTTTCCTGATCGGCAAACGGGTTGGCTACGGTAAAGAAGCAATGGCACCGCACTCACTGACGATGACTATGATAGGCGCGTCCCTGTTGTGGGTGGGCTGGTTCGGTTTCAATGCCGGTTCGGCACTCGAAGCGGGTGATATCGCAGGTCTGGCTTTCATCAATACCTTGTTAGCCACTGCCGCTGCCACAGTATCTTGGGTGTTTGGCGAGTGGATGTCGAAAGGTAAGCCCTCCATGTTGGGTGGTGCTTCCGGTGCGGTTGCTGGCCTGGTAGCGATCACTCCAGCCTGCGGTTTTGTTGGCCCTATGGGTGCCTTGGTAATCGGATTGCTGGCTGGTATCGTTTGCCTGTGGGGTGTGAATGGTTTGAAGCGCTTACTCGGTGCCGATGATTCTCTGGATGTATTCGGTGTGCATGGCGTCGGTGGTATTTTAGGTGCCTTGTTGACTGGTGTATTTGCTGCACCAAAATTGGGTGGTCAAGGGATCATGGATTACGTGACCAACAAAATGTCGGCGGATCCTTACTCCATCATCGATCAAGTCACAGTACAGGCAACTGCAGTCGGCACCACCATCTTGTGGTCGGCGCTAGTCTCCATCGTTGCCTTCAAATTGGTTGATCTGGTAGTTGGCCTGCGCGTCCCTGAAGATGAAGAGCGTGAAGGTCTGGACATCACTAGCCACGGCGAATCTGCTTATCACTCTTAA
- a CDS encoding type 2 periplasmic-binding domain-containing protein — protein MKKITQAILLAVALAASALPVMAEVVIVVNPKNAAPSMTSEQASQFFLGKSSSMTPIDQSEGSAIRSEFYKKLADKEASQVKAIWSKLVFTGKGTLPKEYGSSAEVKKAIASDQNAIGYIEKSAVDASVKVVATLP, from the coding sequence ATGAAAAAAATAACTCAAGCAATTTTATTGGCCGTCGCCCTTGCTGCCAGCGCACTTCCTGTGATGGCTGAAGTGGTCATCGTAGTCAACCCCAAAAACGCTGCACCATCCATGACTTCGGAGCAGGCGTCGCAATTTTTTCTGGGAAAATCTTCGTCCATGACGCCGATAGACCAGTCTGAAGGTTCGGCAATCCGCTCTGAATTTTACAAAAAACTGGCCGACAAAGAAGCATCGCAAGTCAAGGCAATTTGGTCTAAACTCGTATTTACAGGCAAGGGTACTTTACCGAAAGAGTATGGATCTAGCGCTGAGGTTAAAAAAGCCATCGCCTCAGATCAGAATGCAATCGGATATATAGAGAAATCGGCAGTCGATGCCAGTGTCAAAGTGGTCGCGACCCTGCCTTAA
- a CDS encoding foldase protein PrsA, which translates to MLIKSRVVLTSAVALLALSACNSKDADKTAAAGASTSPAAVAATVNGTAISQKQVEMILKQQASQGMPDNAESRKMIIDNLAMQLIVAQEAAKKGLDKTPDVADQLEMIKQSVLADAYVQDYMKTNTVTDEMLTAEYDKIKAQAAGNQYKARHILVEKEADAKDIIAKLKKDPKAFEALAKAKSKDPGSKDKGGDLGWFDPRGMVPEFGAAVAKLEKDKFTEEPVKSQFGYHVIMLEDTRANPIPTLEQVKPRLTQQVQQQNMKKMLDDMKAKAKIEITAAPAVAAPASATAATPASAPAADPAKK; encoded by the coding sequence ATGTTGATCAAGTCCCGCGTCGTACTGACTAGTGCTGTTGCGCTGTTGGCCTTAAGTGCCTGTAATTCTAAAGACGCCGATAAAACTGCTGCTGCCGGTGCGAGTACCAGCCCTGCTGCGGTTGCCGCTACCGTGAACGGTACAGCGATTAGCCAGAAACAAGTTGAGATGATCTTGAAACAGCAAGCCAGTCAAGGCATGCCAGACAATGCTGAATCTCGCAAAATGATTATCGACAATCTGGCCATGCAATTGATCGTGGCGCAAGAAGCGGCTAAAAAAGGTCTGGATAAAACACCAGACGTTGCCGATCAATTAGAAATGATCAAGCAATCGGTCTTGGCAGACGCTTATGTACAAGACTACATGAAAACCAACACCGTTACCGATGAGATGTTGACGGCCGAGTACGACAAGATCAAGGCACAAGCGGCTGGCAATCAGTACAAGGCGCGCCATATTTTGGTAGAAAAAGAAGCCGATGCGAAAGACATCATCGCCAAGCTGAAAAAAGATCCTAAGGCCTTTGAAGCACTGGCTAAAGCAAAATCGAAAGATCCAGGATCTAAAGACAAGGGTGGCGATCTGGGCTGGTTTGATCCACGCGGCATGGTGCCGGAATTTGGCGCTGCCGTGGCCAAACTGGAAAAAGACAAGTTCACCGAAGAGCCAGTCAAATCGCAATTCGGTTACCACGTGATCATGTTGGAAGACACTCGTGCTAATCCTATTCCTACACTGGAACAAGTCAAGCCACGCCTGACGCAGCAAGTACAGCAGCAAAACATGAAGAAGATGCTCGACGACATGAAGGCTAAAGCCAAGATCGAGATCACTGCAGCCCCAGCGGTCGCGGCACCAGCCTCGGCTACCGCAGCAACGCCAGCTTCAGCTCCTGCTGCTGATCCTGCCAAGAAATAA
- a CDS encoding DEAD/DEAH box helicase, with translation MSETNPLFTDLNLSEPLIRALKDVGYESPSPIQAATIPVLLENRDVLGQAQTGTGKTAAFALPILSRIDIRQTAPQALVLAPTRELAIQVAEAFQTYAKHIPGFHVLPIYGGQSYGPQLSALRRGVHVVVGTPGRVIDHLDKGSLDLSKLKTLVLDEADEMLRMGFIDDVERILKDTPENRQVALFSATMPSAIKRIAQTYLNKPAEITVAAKTGTADNIRQRYWLVSGMHKLDALTRILEAETFDGMIIFARTKLGTEELAGKLSARGFSVAAINGDIQQQQRERTIQQLKDGKIDILVATDVAARGLDVERISHVVNYDVPHDPESYTHRIGRTGRAGRSGEAILFITPREKNLLKAIERATRQPISPLELPSIQAVNDVRIARFKDQITETLAQGELEQFLAIIEDYEREKNVPAFEIAAALAKMARGSEPLLLDKNKREVKSDDSWRDEQPARNTRTERGDRPARGERSDRFDRGDRPEREERGQRREHSPRTAEPGMRTFRIAVGHEHGVKPGNIVGAIANEANIDSKFIGRIDIYDDYTVLDLPDSLPQDMMEHLKSVRVAGQALNIRADGASGSAPAASFSKAPAAAASKLTKVVERAARFPGEEEAPAKSEKKRLENKGKVQIPMLSYRIEVGREHAVTPSNIVGAIANEAGLEAKHIGKIAIFDDYTTLELPDGMPPEVLTHLKGVWVANRQLKISPVAAGSVNTDKPAKFSAPSAFGERKAGGDRRVQEKSAPHAKKDGVKRPFKADGAGNKPPRK, from the coding sequence ATGTCTGAAACCAATCCCCTATTTACCGATCTTAATCTCAGCGAGCCGCTTATCCGCGCCCTGAAAGATGTCGGTTACGAATCCCCGTCGCCTATTCAAGCCGCCACTATTCCTGTCTTGCTGGAAAACCGTGACGTGCTCGGCCAAGCGCAAACCGGTACCGGTAAAACCGCTGCGTTTGCCCTGCCTATTCTGTCCCGCATAGATATCCGCCAGACTGCACCGCAAGCATTGGTGTTGGCTCCAACGCGTGAACTGGCGATCCAGGTCGCGGAAGCTTTCCAGACTTATGCCAAGCATATTCCTGGTTTCCACGTCTTGCCAATTTACGGTGGCCAGAGCTACGGTCCGCAATTGTCGGCCTTGCGCCGTGGCGTGCATGTGGTAGTCGGTACGCCGGGTCGCGTGATTGATCATCTGGACAAGGGGTCGCTGGATTTATCCAAGCTGAAAACCCTGGTGCTGGACGAAGCCGATGAAATGCTGCGTATGGGCTTTATCGATGACGTAGAACGCATCTTGAAAGACACGCCGGAAAACCGTCAGGTGGCCTTATTCTCGGCCACGATGCCGTCCGCCATCAAGCGCATCGCCCAGACTTATCTGAACAAGCCAGCCGAGATTACCGTTGCGGCCAAGACCGGTACTGCCGACAATATCCGTCAGCGTTACTGGTTGGTGTCCGGCATGCACAAGCTCGATGCCCTGACACGTATTCTGGAAGCAGAAACTTTTGACGGCATGATCATTTTTGCCCGCACCAAGTTGGGTACCGAAGAGCTGGCTGGCAAACTTTCGGCAAGAGGCTTCTCGGTAGCGGCGATTAACGGCGATATCCAGCAGCAACAGCGCGAGCGCACCATTCAGCAACTGAAAGACGGCAAGATCGATATTCTGGTCGCTACCGACGTCGCTGCCCGTGGTCTGGATGTGGAGCGCATCAGTCACGTGGTCAACTACGATGTACCGCATGATCCGGAAAGCTATACTCACCGTATCGGTCGTACCGGCCGTGCCGGTCGTAGCGGCGAAGCGATTTTGTTTATCACTCCGCGTGAAAAAAATCTGCTGAAAGCCATCGAACGCGCAACGCGTCAACCGATTTCCCCATTGGAATTGCCGTCTATACAAGCGGTGAATGACGTGCGTATCGCGCGCTTCAAGGATCAGATTACCGAGACTCTGGCGCAAGGCGAACTCGAGCAGTTCCTGGCGATCATTGAAGATTACGAGCGCGAAAAAAATGTCCCGGCGTTTGAAATTGCAGCGGCGCTGGCGAAAATGGCGCGTGGTTCCGAGCCTTTGCTGCTCGACAAAAACAAGCGTGAAGTAAAGAGCGACGATAGCTGGCGCGATGAGCAACCGGCACGCAATACCCGCACCGAGCGCGGCGATCGCCCTGCCCGTGGAGAGCGTAGCGACAGATTTGATCGTGGCGACCGCCCTGAGCGCGAAGAGCGCGGTCAACGTCGTGAGCATAGCCCACGCACGGCTGAGCCTGGTATGCGCACTTTCCGTATCGCGGTAGGGCATGAGCATGGTGTTAAGCCTGGCAATATCGTCGGCGCGATCGCCAACGAAGCCAATATCGACTCTAAGTTTATCGGTCGCATCGATATCTATGACGATTACACCGTGCTCGATTTGCCAGACAGTCTGCCACAAGACATGATGGAACATCTCAAATCGGTGCGGGTAGCTGGTCAGGCATTGAACATCCGTGCTGATGGCGCCAGCGGTTCTGCACCAGCGGCGAGTTTCAGCAAAGCACCTGCTGCTGCAGCGAGCAAGCTGACCAAGGTGGTCGAGCGTGCTGCTCGCTTCCCTGGCGAAGAAGAGGCACCGGCCAAGTCTGAGAAAAAACGCCTGGAAAATAAAGGCAAAGTGCAGATTCCTATGCTCAGTTACCGCATAGAAGTGGGCCGCGAGCACGCCGTTACACCGAGCAATATCGTCGGTGCGATTGCCAATGAAGCCGGTCTGGAAGCCAAGCATATCGGCAAGATCGCTATTTTTGACGACTACACCACGCTGGAACTGCCTGATGGCATGCCGCCTGAAGTACTAACACACCTGAAAGGCGTGTGGGTGGCGAATCGCCAACTGAAGATCAGCCCGGTCGCGGCAGGTAGCGTAAATACTGATAAACCAGCCAAGTTCTCCGCGCCCTCCGCTTTTGGCGAGAGAAAAGCCGGTGGCGATCGTCGCGTGCAAGAAAAATCGGCACCACATGCTAAAAAAGACGGCGTAAAACGTCCGTTCAAAGCAGATGGTGCAGGTAATAAACCACCTCGTAAGTAA
- a CDS encoding accessory factor UbiK family protein — MDKQNFFSDMQAKINQALENSPAKDIEKNVKAMMSQGFSKLDLVTREEFDIQAQVLAKTRAKLEELEARVAQLEAK; from the coding sequence ATGGATAAGCAAAATTTCTTTTCTGACATGCAAGCTAAAATCAATCAGGCCCTGGAAAACTCTCCGGCAAAAGACATAGAAAAAAATGTCAAGGCCATGATGAGCCAAGGTTTTTCCAAGCTCGATTTGGTGACGCGTGAAGAATTTGATATACAGGCGCAGGTATTGGCCAAGACTAGGGCCAAGCTAGAAGAACTGGAAGCGCGCGTGGCCCAATTAGAAGCTAAATAA